In the Hyphomonadaceae bacterium BL14 genome, one interval contains:
- a CDS encoding septal ring lytic transglycosylase RlpA family protein: MIPVLVAALAVLQACVSPQNEAAVRAGTALSAPASSGSSWAPPPDVPLVDIAGERLPVRGAEEGVASWYGDPFHGRQTASGEIFDQHALTAAHPTMPLPSLARVTRLDTGDSVIVRINDRGPFIAGRVIDLSRAAAEAIGMIDLGVTEVRVEALGPADPQDRAAVSHIVRGPGITRHASRQ; encoded by the coding sequence GTGATCCCTGTGCTTGTGGCCGCCCTTGCGGTGCTTCAGGCCTGCGTGTCGCCGCAAAACGAAGCCGCCGTCCGCGCAGGTACGGCACTGTCCGCGCCCGCGTCATCGGGTAGCTCATGGGCCCCGCCGCCGGATGTTCCCCTCGTCGACATCGCCGGTGAGCGCCTGCCTGTGCGCGGGGCAGAGGAGGGGGTGGCGTCCTGGTATGGCGACCCGTTCCATGGCCGCCAGACGGCCAGCGGCGAGATTTTTGATCAGCACGCGCTGACCGCCGCGCACCCGACCATGCCCCTGCCGTCTCTGGCGCGGGTCACGCGCCTTGATACCGGCGACAGCGTCATCGTGCGCATCAATGATCGCGGGCCGTTCATCGCGGGGCGGGTGATTGATCTCAGCCGGGCCGCTGCCGAGGCCATCGGCATGATCGATCTGGGCGTCACCGAAGTGAGGGTGGAGGCCCTCGGCCCCGCTGACCCGCAGGATCGCGCGGCGGTGTCGCACATCGTGCGCGGCCCCGGGATCACCCGGCACGCCAGCCGGCAGTAG
- a CDS encoding type II toxin-antitoxin system MqsR family toxin, with protein sequence MPEKRKPTYDIEAVKAIFSAVEKLNVTGSALRGAASLGFGRSEIIAAIQTIERRHFYKSMTSFSDHRVWQDVYHVPSEQGVLYVKFTADAVTEFLLLSFKEKDND encoded by the coding sequence ATGCCTGAGAAGCGAAAGCCGACCTATGACATTGAAGCGGTCAAAGCGATTTTCTCGGCGGTCGAGAAGCTCAATGTAACAGGGTCCGCTCTGAGAGGGGCTGCCTCGCTTGGCTTTGGCCGAAGCGAGATCATTGCAGCCATACAGACAATCGAGCGACGCCATTTTTATAAGTCCATGACGTCCTTTTCTGATCATCGGGTCTGGCAGGACGTCTACCACGTCCCTTCGGAGCAGGGGGTTTTGTATGTCAAATTCACGGCCGATGCCGTGACCGAGTTTTTGCTTCTGTCGTTCAAGGAGAAAGACAATGACTAG
- a CDS encoding type II toxin-antitoxin system MqsA family antitoxin, translated as MTSPTCPQTGQPMFRDVRPMTIAYKGHEATLDMPGWYCDVSDESIHTGEDMKMSDRALNRLKAQVEGLLAPEAVRRIRKRLDLTQKEAGHLIGGGPNAFQKYESGDVVVSHGVMSALLLLDRDPSGLSVLKQRAHRKETA; from the coding sequence ATGACTAGCCCCACTTGCCCGCAGACGGGCCAGCCGATGTTCCGTGACGTTCGTCCGATGACCATCGCCTACAAGGGACACGAAGCCACCTTAGACATGCCCGGCTGGTATTGCGATGTGAGCGACGAGAGCATTCACACCGGCGAAGACATGAAGATGTCGGATCGGGCCCTGAACCGGCTTAAGGCGCAAGTCGAGGGCCTGCTTGCGCCAGAGGCGGTGCGACGCATCAGGAAGCGTCTGGATCTCACCCAAAAGGAGGCTGGCCACCTGATCGGTGGCGGGCCAAATGCCTTTCAGAAATACGAGAGCGGAGACGTGGTTGTCAGCCATGGGGTGATGAGCGCCCTGCTGCTGCTCGACAGGGATCCATCCGGGCTCTCTGTCCTAAAGCAGCGGGCGCACCGGAAGGAAACTGCATAA
- a CDS encoding inorganic diphosphatase: MIRTLTAAALAFTALLAAPALAQAQFTHPFGFPQPSEGEEFFVVIEIPAGSATKYEIDAETGLVFVDRFLSMPVVYPANYGSIPSSMGEDGDPLDALVLTREPIVPGALIRVRAIGALIMLDDGEVDDKIIAVPASDIDPAYDAIRSIEDLPALERRRIEAFFRVYKQLPDPADAEGVELGGYRSADDAAAQVRAAINASREAQAQ, encoded by the coding sequence ATGATCCGCACCCTCACCGCCGCCGCCCTCGCCTTCACCGCCCTCCTCGCGGCCCCGGCGCTGGCGCAGGCCCAGTTCACTCACCCCTTCGGCTTCCCCCAGCCGTCTGAGGGCGAGGAGTTTTTCGTGGTGATCGAAATCCCGGCCGGGTCAGCGACCAAGTATGAGATCGACGCCGAGACCGGGCTTGTGTTCGTGGACCGGTTTTTGTCGATGCCGGTGGTGTATCCGGCCAATTACGGGTCGATCCCGTCCTCCATGGGCGAGGACGGCGATCCGCTGGATGCGCTGGTGCTGACGCGCGAGCCGATTGTGCCCGGCGCGCTGATCCGGGTGCGGGCGATTGGCGCGCTGATCATGCTGGATGATGGCGAGGTGGACGACAAGATCATCGCCGTGCCGGCGTCCGATATCGACCCGGCCTATGACGCGATCCGGTCCATCGAGGATCTGCCCGCCCTGGAGCGCCGCCGGATCGAGGCGTTTTTCCGGGTCTACAAGCAACTGCCCGATCCGGCCGATGCCGAGGGCGTGGAGCTGGGCGGTTATCGCAGTGCGGATGACGCAGCGGCGCAGGTGCGCGCCGCGATCAACGCGTCCCGGGAGGCGCAGGCGCAGTAG
- the pyrC gene encoding dihydroorotase produces the protein MADILTIRRPDDWHLHLRDGEMLKLVAPYTARQFRRAIVMPNLVPPITTAAAADAYRERIRDAAGPDSDFEPLMTAYLTDTIDPQEIARGFEAGILTACKLYPAGATTNSQSGVTDIRKIDAVLATMGEIGMPLLIHGEVTTADIDIFDRERVFLERILGPTMERFPNLRIVLEHITTSDSIEFVRAGGENIAATITAHHLRIDRNDMLAGGIRPHLYCLPVAKRRQHKEALRAIVATGHPKFFLGTDSAPHARCDKESACGCAGIFSAPVALESYAQTFEELGCLEHLSAFAGEHGPRFYRLPLNEGTVTLERTGLDVPARIDPDGQQLTPFHAGERLHWRLPEQ, from the coding sequence ATGGCCGACATCCTCACCATCCGCCGGCCTGATGACTGGCACCTGCATCTGCGCGACGGGGAGATGCTCAAGCTGGTGGCGCCCTACACCGCACGCCAGTTCCGCCGCGCCATCGTCATGCCCAATCTCGTGCCGCCGATCACGACTGCGGCTGCCGCCGACGCCTATCGCGAGCGCATCCGTGACGCCGCCGGGCCGGACAGTGATTTCGAGCCGCTGATGACGGCCTATCTGACCGACACCATCGACCCGCAGGAGATTGCCCGCGGCTTCGAGGCCGGCATCCTGACCGCCTGCAAGCTGTATCCCGCCGGGGCCACCACCAATTCGCAATCAGGCGTCACGGACATTCGCAAGATTGACGCAGTGCTGGCCACCATGGGCGAGATCGGCATGCCGCTGCTCATTCATGGCGAGGTGACCACCGCCGACATCGACATCTTCGATCGCGAACGGGTGTTCCTCGAGCGCATTCTCGGCCCGACCATGGAGCGGTTTCCCAATCTCAGGATCGTGCTGGAGCACATCACCACGTCCGACTCGATCGAATTCGTGCGGGCCGGGGGCGAGAACATCGCCGCCACCATCACCGCCCACCATTTGCGCATCGACCGCAACGACATGCTGGCCGGGGGCATAAGGCCCCACCTCTACTGCCTGCCCGTGGCCAAGCGCCGCCAGCACAAGGAAGCGCTGCGCGCCATCGTCGCCACCGGCCATCCCAAATTCTTCCTCGGCACCGATTCTGCGCCCCATGCCCGGTGCGACAAGGAGAGCGCCTGTGGCTGCGCGGGCATTTTCTCCGCCCCGGTGGCGCTGGAAAGCTATGCGCAGACCTTTGAGGAGCTGGGCTGTCTTGAGCATTTGTCCGCCTTCGCCGGCGAGCACGGCCCGCGTTTTTACCGCCTGCCGCTCAATGAAGGCACGGTCACGCTGGAGCGCACAGGGCTGGACGTCCCGGCCCGCATCGATCCCGACGGCCAGCAGCTCACCCCCTTCCACGCCGGCGAACGCCTGCACTGGCGTCTGCCGGAGCAGTAA
- a CDS encoding DUF305 domain-containing protein yields the protein MVRVLLLLAGLAAVCADSEASPIFQPGAPGEPSREIAADDALALSRSSFVPADVVFMQHMIVHHAQAVEMVALLETRGAHDGVRRLGERIASNQATEMDMMRTWLEQRGQAADDPHLSHGHHGGAHSGHDPHAGHTAHQSHASHQQHHGAHGSHGSAGAHAHHGHHTPAPAAPGPGDTPLMPGMLSPNQMAALAAADGAEFDRLFLEGMIVHHQGALDMVNDLVRLPGSAQDPQLSDFLSHVVSDQSAEILRMQSLLSDV from the coding sequence ATGGTTCGCGTTCTGCTGCTTCTGGCTGGCCTTGCCGCTGTGTGCGCCGACAGCGAGGCGTCGCCGATTTTTCAACCCGGCGCGCCCGGAGAGCCCTCACGCGAGATCGCCGCGGACGACGCGCTGGCCCTGAGCCGGTCCAGTTTTGTGCCGGCGGACGTCGTTTTCATGCAGCACATGATCGTCCATCACGCCCAGGCGGTGGAGATGGTCGCTTTGCTTGAGACCCGCGGCGCTCATGACGGCGTGCGCCGGCTGGGCGAGCGCATTGCCTCCAACCAGGCCACTGAAATGGATATGATGCGCACCTGGCTGGAACAGCGCGGACAGGCAGCGGACGATCCGCACCTGTCCCACGGCCACCATGGCGGGGCGCATTCTGGTCATGACCCTCACGCCGGTCACACCGCGCACCAGAGCCATGCCAGCCATCAACAGCATCATGGCGCACACGGCTCCCATGGCAGCGCAGGCGCGCACGCGCATCATGGTCACCATACCCCTGCGCCCGCCGCGCCCGGTCCTGGCGACACACCGCTCATGCCCGGCATGCTGTCACCCAACCAGATGGCCGCGCTCGCCGCTGCAGACGGGGCGGAGTTCGACCGCCTGTTTCTGGAGGGCATGATCGTGCACCACCAGGGCGCGCTGGACATGGTGAATGATCTCGTTCGCCTTCCGGGCAGCGCCCAGGACCCGCAATTGTCCGATTTCCTGTCCCATGTGGTCTCAGACCAGTCCGCCGAAATCCTGCGCATGCAGTCGCTCTTGTCCGACGTCTGA
- a CDS encoding nodulation protein NfeD has product MSALAFGLGTAALAGAALTQERTDGALIKTAALTGVIGPANSGYVSRAIRIADREGAALLVIEMDTPGGLDTAMRDINRAIIGSDVPVAVFVHPSGARATSAGAYILYASHIAGMSPGTSVGAATPVQMGGGEETPAPPDDLPGADDESGEGADGPTSRDRSAPSSAQAMRNKVVNDSVAYIRSLAEMRGRNADWAEEAVRDGVSASYSEALALGVVEIVAASLDDFAAQADGREVTMSGGETRVLALEGARFEAIDKTVSEEILAVITDPNIAFLLLNLGFIGLLVSFYNGLEPVTAIAGVIFIIVGFYALNTLPVNYAGAALIILGLILLVAEAFLASSGLLALGGLAAFAIGSVMLMDTEVEGLRVDWRVIAGATLALGAASFLLVSYGLAAQARKVTTGEQGLIGLTGHVLSWNGATGYVMVDGERWRAVSADALKAGDAIKVVSLDGLTLKVKLLK; this is encoded by the coding sequence ATGTCAGCGCTTGCCTTCGGGCTTGGTACGGCCGCTTTGGCGGGCGCAGCCCTCACCCAGGAGCGCACGGACGGGGCTCTCATCAAGACGGCCGCGCTGACCGGCGTCATCGGTCCGGCCAATTCGGGCTATGTCAGCCGCGCGATCAGAATTGCAGACCGGGAAGGCGCGGCCCTGCTGGTCATCGAGATGGATACACCCGGCGGGCTCGATACCGCGATGCGCGACATCAACCGGGCCATTATCGGTTCCGACGTGCCCGTCGCCGTGTTCGTGCACCCTTCAGGGGCCCGCGCCACCAGTGCCGGGGCCTATATCCTTTATGCCAGCCATATCGCCGGTATGTCGCCCGGCACGAGTGTCGGGGCTGCCACGCCCGTGCAGATGGGCGGCGGGGAAGAGACCCCTGCCCCGCCGGACGACCTGCCCGGTGCGGACGACGAGAGCGGTGAGGGCGCAGACGGGCCGACCAGCCGGGACAGGTCTGCACCGTCCAGCGCCCAGGCCATGCGCAACAAGGTGGTCAACGATTCGGTCGCCTATATCCGTTCTCTTGCCGAGATGCGCGGGCGCAATGCCGACTGGGCTGAAGAGGCTGTGCGCGACGGTGTCAGCGCGTCCTATTCGGAGGCGCTGGCCCTGGGTGTGGTCGAAATCGTCGCCGCCAGCCTCGACGACTTCGCCGCGCAAGCCGATGGCCGCGAGGTCACGATGAGCGGCGGAGAGACCCGGGTCCTGGCGCTGGAGGGTGCGCGCTTTGAAGCGATCGACAAGACTGTGTCGGAAGAAATTCTGGCGGTGATCACCGATCCGAATATCGCTTTCCTGCTGCTCAATCTCGGTTTTATCGGCCTTCTGGTGTCGTTCTATAACGGGCTTGAACCGGTGACCGCCATCGCGGGGGTGATCTTCATCATCGTCGGCTTCTATGCGCTCAACACCCTGCCGGTGAACTATGCAGGCGCGGCGCTGATCATATTGGGACTGATCCTGCTGGTGGCCGAGGCGTTCCTGGCGTCATCCGGCCTGCTGGCTCTGGGCGGGCTGGCCGCCTTCGCCATCGGCTCCGTGATGCTGATGGACACCGAAGTCGAGGGCTTGCGCGTGGACTGGCGGGTCATCGCGGGAGCCACATTGGCTCTGGGAGCGGCGAGCTTCCTGCTGGTCAGCTACGGCCTCGCCGCCCAGGCGCGCAAGGTGACGACCGGCGAACAGGGCCTGATCGGCCTGACCGGGCACGTCCTGTCTTGGAACGGCGCAACCGGTTACGTCATGGTGGACGGCGAACGCTGGCGCGCCGTCTCTGCGGACGCCCTCAAGGCCGGCGACGCCATCAAGGTGGTCAGCCTTGATGGGCTGACCTTGAAGGTCAAATTGCTCAAATAG
- a CDS encoding slipin family protein, with translation MAELGVNIGFWIATAVIIFTIISSAIKILREYERAVVYTLGRYTGTSGPGLILLIPFIQQMVRADIRTVAEDVPSQDVISQDNVSVKVNAVIYYRIVDPARAINQVEDFRMATSQLAQTTLRSVLGKHDLDEMLSERDKLNDDIQSILDSQTEAWGIKVANVEIKHVDLDPSMIRAIAKQAEAERERRAKIISAEGEQQAATKLAEAAQILGGQDGALQLRYLSTLTEIGGENNSTIIFPMPIDLLAQLSGFIKDKG, from the coding sequence ATGGCCGAACTTGGCGTGAACATCGGTTTCTGGATTGCGACCGCGGTGATCATATTCACGATCATCTCGTCAGCCATCAAGATCCTGCGCGAGTATGAGCGCGCGGTGGTCTATACACTCGGGCGATATACCGGCACGTCAGGTCCGGGTCTGATCCTGCTGATCCCCTTCATCCAGCAGATGGTACGCGCGGACATCCGTACCGTCGCCGAGGACGTGCCCAGCCAGGACGTGATCAGCCAGGACAACGTGTCGGTGAAGGTCAATGCGGTGATTTACTACCGGATTGTCGACCCCGCCCGCGCGATCAACCAGGTGGAAGACTTCCGCATGGCCACCAGCCAGCTGGCCCAGACCACGCTGCGGTCGGTGCTGGGCAAGCATGATCTCGACGAGATGCTGTCCGAGCGCGACAAGTTGAATGACGACATCCAGTCAATCCTGGATTCCCAGACCGAGGCCTGGGGCATCAAGGTGGCCAATGTCGAGATCAAGCATGTCGATCTCGACCCGTCCATGATCCGCGCCATCGCCAAACAGGCCGAGGCCGAGCGCGAGCGGCGCGCCAAGATCATCTCGGCCGAGGGCGAACAGCAGGCCGCGACAAAACTGGCCGAAGCCGCCCAGATCCTGGGTGGTCAGGACGGCGCGCTGCAGCTGCGCTATCTCAGCACGCTGACCGAGATCGGGGGCGAGAACAATTCCACCATCATCTTCCCGATGCCGATTGATCTGCTGGCCCAGCTGTCCGGCTTCATCAAGGACAAAGGCTAG
- a CDS encoding sodium-translocating pyrophosphatase — MAMDELWLWLAVASGLIAIAYGIIQVRSILAASPGSARMQEIAAAIQEGANAYLRRQYTTIAVVGAVIFVLVWLLLGLVVAIGFLIGALLSGAAGFIGMLVSVRANVRTTEASKTSLQAGLSMAFRAGAVTGMLVAGLALLSVTVYFLVLTGGEGFAASGTQRTIIDGLVALGFGASLISIFARLGGGIFTKGADVGGDMVGKVEAGIPEDDPRNPATIADNVGDNVGDCAGMAADLFETYAVTVVATMVLASIFFRGDAGLDAMMVYPLAIGAVCIIASIIGAFFVRLSKGSTNVMGALYKGFIASAVLSLGGVALATHFLIGFDTAFTASSGLIMSGASLFLCGVVGLAVTGLIIWITEYYTGTNYRPVRSVAKASESGHGTNVIQGLAVSMESTALPALVIIIAILVTFNLAGLFGIAIAVTTMLALAGMVVALDAFGPVTDNAGGIAEMAGLEGEVRDTTDALDAVGNTTKAVTKGYAIGSAGLGALVLFAAYTEDIKYFASNPRDYPFFADTGNLNFDLSNPYVVVGLLFGGLLPFLFAGMSMTAVGRAAQAVVEEVRRQFREKPGIMRGEEKPDYGRAVDMLTTAAIREMIVPSMLPVLSPIVLFAVIWFVGGGALGFNEAGKGDALVSVGAMLLGVIVTGLFVAISMTSGGGAWDNAKKYIEDGHHGGKGSDAHKAAVTGDTVGDPYKDTAGPAVNPMIKITNIVALLMLAVLATRF; from the coding sequence ATGGCTATGGATGAGCTTTGGCTCTGGCTGGCGGTTGCGTCAGGCCTGATCGCAATTGCATACGGAATCATTCAGGTGCGCTCGATCCTCGCGGCCAGTCCGGGATCGGCGCGCATGCAGGAAATCGCTGCCGCCATTCAGGAAGGCGCCAACGCCTATCTGCGCCGGCAATACACCACCATCGCCGTCGTGGGCGCGGTGATCTTCGTTCTGGTCTGGCTTCTGCTGGGCCTGGTCGTGGCGATCGGCTTCCTGATCGGCGCACTTTTGTCGGGTGCGGCAGGCTTTATCGGCATGCTGGTGTCGGTGCGTGCCAATGTGCGCACCACCGAAGCGTCCAAAACCTCGCTTCAGGCGGGCCTGTCCATGGCCTTCCGCGCGGGCGCGGTGACCGGCATGCTGGTCGCCGGCCTCGCCCTGTTGTCGGTGACCGTCTACTTCCTGGTGCTGACCGGGGGCGAAGGCTTCGCGGCTTCCGGCACCCAGCGCACCATCATTGACGGTCTTGTGGCGCTGGGCTTCGGGGCTTCGCTCATCTCCATCTTCGCCCGTCTGGGCGGCGGCATCTTCACCAAGGGTGCTGACGTGGGCGGCGACATGGTGGGCAAGGTGGAAGCGGGCATCCCCGAGGATGATCCACGCAATCCGGCCACCATCGCCGACAATGTCGGCGATAACGTCGGCGACTGTGCGGGCATGGCCGCCGACCTGTTCGAGACCTATGCGGTGACGGTGGTGGCCACCATGGTGCTGGCATCGATCTTCTTCCGCGGTGACGCGGGCCTCGACGCCATGATGGTCTATCCGCTGGCCATCGGCGCGGTATGCATCATCGCCTCGATCATCGGCGCGTTCTTCGTACGCCTGTCCAAAGGGTCCACCAATGTGATGGGCGCGCTCTACAAAGGCTTCATCGCGTCGGCGGTGCTGTCTCTGGGCGGGGTTGCACTGGCGACCCATTTTCTGATCGGCTTTGACACTGCCTTTACCGCCAGCAGCGGCCTGATCATGAGCGGCGCATCGCTGTTCCTGTGCGGCGTGGTCGGCCTGGCGGTGACCGGTCTGATCATCTGGATCACCGAGTATTATACCGGCACCAATTACCGGCCCGTGCGCTCGGTAGCCAAGGCCTCGGAGTCCGGCCACGGCACAAACGTGATCCAGGGCCTGGCGGTATCGATGGAATCCACGGCGCTGCCCGCCCTGGTGATCATCATCGCCATCCTGGTGACGTTCAATCTGGCGGGCCTGTTCGGCATTGCCATCGCCGTGACCACGATGCTGGCCCTGGCCGGCATGGTTGTCGCACTCGACGCCTTCGGTCCGGTGACGGACAATGCCGGCGGCATCGCCGAGATGGCGGGCCTGGAAGGCGAGGTGCGCGACACGACCGATGCCCTCGACGCTGTGGGCAACACCACCAAGGCGGTCACCAAGGGCTATGCCATCGGCTCGGCAGGCCTGGGTGCGCTGGTGCTGTTTGCGGCCTATACCGAGGACATCAAGTACTTCGCCTCCAATCCGCGCGATTATCCGTTCTTCGCCGATACCGGAAACCTGAACTTCGACCTGTCCAACCCCTACGTGGTGGTGGGCCTGCTGTTCGGGGGTCTGCTGCCCTTCCTGTTCGCCGGCATGTCCATGACCGCCGTGGGCCGCGCCGCCCAGGCGGTGGTGGAGGAGGTGCGCCGTCAGTTCCGCGAGAAGCCGGGCATCATGCGCGGCGAGGAGAAGCCCGATTACGGCCGGGCGGTGGACATGCTGACCACCGCGGCAATCCGCGAAATGATCGTACCGTCCATGCTCCCTGTTCTCTCGCCCATCGTGCTGTTCGCGGTGATCTGGTTTGTCGGCGGCGGGGCGCTGGGCTTCAATGAAGCGGGCAAGGGCGATGCGCTCGTATCGGTCGGTGCCATGCTGCTGGGCGTGATCGTTACGGGCCTGTTCGTCGCCATCTCGATGACGTCGGGCGGCGGAGCCTGGGACAATGCCAAGAAGTATATCGAGGACGGCCATCATGGCGGCAAAGGCTCTGACGCCCACAAGGCGGCCGTGACCGGCGACACGGTGGGTGACCCTTACAAGGACACCGCCGGTCCGGCCGTGAACCCCATGATCAAGATCACCAATATCGTGGCGCTCCTGATGCTGGCGGTGCTGGCAACGCGTTTCTGA